The following DNA comes from Oreochromis niloticus isolate F11D_XX linkage group LG23, O_niloticus_UMD_NMBU, whole genome shotgun sequence.
CAGCGCTGTGCTGAAGACGTTAGGCTAGAGGTGAAGGAGTTTCACTTCCTGTAGAGTTACTTGGTATTTGTGGTTTGTCTGAAGGTGTTGCACACGACATAATCAGTGCCCGAAGTAGGAAGTGTAGAGCACTTCTGTGTCAGAGTCCATCAGAGCTGAGCTGCTTTCAGACGGCTCCGTCTTGTTGTGGATGCTGAAGCTGATCATGGTTCTCCTGTGGATGATCCTGTTGGTGGTTCTGCTCTGTGCAGAGGCCGAGAACGTGACCGAGGTCAGAGGAGAGCTGGGGACCAATGTCACTCTAACCTGCTCCAATCAGACAGCAGACACATACTGGTACATGGAGATCCACAGTCAGTTCAGAGCATGTATCGGCCGCAGTTTTTCTTCAGCAGGCTCTACCCTCTACTCTCCTGGTTTTGAAACCAAATTTTCAATCCTGGGAAACAAACTCGTGATTAAAAACTTCACAGCAGAGGACTGCAGGCTTTACTTCTGTGGCATCAAGAGAGGAGGCAGCAATCAGTTTGTGGAAACTTTCCATCTCATTTCAGGTAACTGAGTAGTTAACATTTTTGCACTGACTTTGTTAGAGGATGTGGTGTCAAAATGCTCTACTGTCAGTTAAATCTGTCAAAGGTATATAGGTCTGGCAGTGACCTTgtggttttcttctttttacacctcTGATGTGACTCTGACAGAGAAA
Coding sequences within:
- the LOC102076626 gene encoding uncharacterized protein LOC102076626, producing the protein MLKLIMVLLWMILLVVLLCAEAENVTEVRGELGTNVTLTCSNQTADTYWYMEIHSQFRACIGRSFSSAGSTLYSPGFETKFSILGNKLVIKNFTAEDCRLYFCGIKRGGSNQFVETFHLISDVTQKPVALTDSNQQSELVILSSLSLNAALILVVICLSCVSLSLKRRISKYQANLPPAGTSERLETPQKEIQPPPRSAAPPSEGIYYKLHLPCFTLPQS